In one Alnus glutinosa chromosome 14, dhAlnGlut1.1, whole genome shotgun sequence genomic region, the following are encoded:
- the LOC133856603 gene encoding uncharacterized protein LOC133856603 — MATPSHAQAVKSLNKSPGRRRFVFRTFSQRVEEIDIDVFRNLDKVKADPSEGSSFFRDCLMEWRELNTAEDFISFYEEMLPLVQTLPLVLLHKELILSKLLSRLQMKARLSLEPILRLIAALSRDLLVDFVLFLPRIADSLVFLLESGVDREPEIIEQIFTSWSYIMMYLQKYLIRDLVYVLKVTVKLRFYPKDYVQEFMAEATSFLLRNAQDEQLQDGIKKIMIEVMKKPLPARKFGASTLLFYVLRGASSRFHSKAKRVLRLLMDSTILGSDSVVEVVITAFRRLCEEIEPKELDLISKCLYQKINDCVTNGCILHLSRLLSLLISIVQIHNGRKFYDYQSLLEHVGFLVQIFVMSSGFGKAEVPETEVIDKVLELMICILNGLHNFNNMPAISSCSLQWAPVFTLRNSSLLTFIKELLQKDPCIVYVFAVNILSAMKNLIKTSQEEVIYLLLSFFDVIEVNGQEPNFLDGMKSLIETSQEEVIYLLLSSFEVMEVKVQEPNFLDGTFGKEFPKMQEAISRWIREINVIVHGDPSSSHIPETKLALLWGIIRCLPHMINFQERSSCIMNLIDALDQLPLTEDGCLAGLPKQAWQSVLGAALSSYNKSHNAEKSGPEETSKFLHLAKRYRSSSQVLSAVADYLDSVYGPTSEANSCNRKYHPELSVENAVDALSIFADNLHHSNRGMRVSTLKILCHHELLSCVDSTNDQSVEKQMKTEVSQTSLVDSHGNNVLQLLLSIEETPLSISTSRKVILLISRIQMNLSAGRVPQAYAPLVLSGIVGILNNRFSYLWNPALECLGVLMSQHARLVWDDFVRYLEQYQSMFHTSPELDRGNSKLYDESSDLVHRFRSFVTPESDSTPCATVLSLLLQSLQKIPNVIESQSLELIDLFSKFLGYKLNDPVSACKGKEWKVVLKEWLNLLRSMRNLRSFYQSQYLKEVLQNRLLDDNDAEIQMKVLDCLLIWKDDFLLPYDQHLKNLISSKYLREELTTWSLSKESNQIEEEHRAYLVPIVIRLLMPKVRKLKTLASRKNASVHLRKAVLGFIAQLDVEELPLFFALLINPLQISSKETDSTSWTSWENSMDQFRAYNFLKYFTVDNIIALSWKKRYGFLHVIEDVLGVFDEFHLRPFLDLLMGCVVRVLGSCTSSIDVAKCNGVSSLEDHSNADLTVLEKDSASASDVRTSSAVKQFKALRSLCLKIVSLVLNKYEDHEFGCEFWNLFFASVKHLVDGFKQEGSSSEKPSSLFSCFVAMSRSHKLVSLLSREKNLVPDIFSILSVTSASKAIVSCVLTFVENLLNLDSELNDEEDSTKIVLLPNLEALICSLHCLFQSDSAAKRKLVKCPGEREIRIFKLLSKYIKDPLLATKFVDILVPFITERAKNCDLYSEAVQVIRDIVPMLGSHSTKKILTAVTPLLASVELDMRLSICDLLDSLAEADPSVQCLAKIVRKLNATSTTEMGSLDYDAIVDGYNEICIDFFYTVPEDHALVILSHCVYDMSSEELISRHSAYGSLLSFVEFSAQILGQEGKGHQEITCKMITHDDGCWTRASIQRVTIKFLLKHMGDALSRETTVKKEWINLLREMLMKLPEVANLNSLRALCSNDAEVDFFNNIVHLQRHRRARALSRFRNVISTSNMSEDILNKVFVPLFFSMLFDKREGNGEHVRVACIEALASVSGHVEWKSYYALLVRCLREMTRNPDKQKHLLRLTCSILDKFHFSEIHNNQKANDSVENASDARTIGSCSSTMVTEIQRCLHKTVLPKIHKLLNSDSDKVNVNINLAALKLLKLLPGDIMDSLLPSIIHRICNFLKNRLESIRDEARSALAACLKELGLQYLQFIVGVLRATLKRGYELHVLGYTLNFILSKSISIPSSGKLDYCLEDLLSVVENDILGDVAEEKEVGKIASKMKETKMRQSFKTLELIGQSITFKTHALKLLSPVTTHLQKQLTPKVKTELEKMLTHIAVGIERNPSVDQTDLFIFVYGLIEDGIKHENGQREHSLVAEAKKHHRKDLREKRITSGRLVNVSSHLLIVFALRMLHKRTTSLKQGKIEHVLSMLDPFVTLLGSCLASKYEDILSASLSCLTSLVRLPLPSLESQADKMKEAVFDIAHSSVTSSSPLMQSCLRLLVVLLRSTSITLSSDQLHQLIQLPLFVDLEREPSNLALSLLKAIVNRKLVVPEIYDLVTQVGELMVTSQVDSIRKKCSQILLQFLLDYQLSVKRLQEHLDFLLSNLRYEHSSGREAVLEMLHAIIVKFPSKNVDEQSQTLFVHLVVCLANDEDNRVRSMTGAAIKKLIGCVSSHSLHSILEYTLSWYSEETQQLWSAAAQVLGLLVEVMKKKFQIHVNRVLPVTRKILQSAISRQLDVSEETAVAFWKEAYYSLVMLEKMLHQFRDLCFESDLEEIWEAICELLLHPHMWLRHISSRLIALYFARVIEAQKENEEKAFGTYFLMKPSRLFLIAASLCCQLKTQLTDDAASNLITQNIVFAICGVHSLMGQMEYVDSPKFWSTLEQHEQGRFLKSFELLDSRKGRSMFLSLSSGVCNQKEQAQSKDIRYLIISYLLKRMGKVSLQMEAIQMKIVFNSFSKISLEISQDNCLHYASQMLQPLYKVCEGFAGKVIPDDMKQLAQEVCETMKKILGQNFVQVYSEIRKNLKAKRDKRKQEEKLMAVVDPMRNAKRKLRIAAKHRANKKRKITAMKMGKWMQKKRRTM; from the exons GTTCAGACTCTGTTGTTGAAGTTGTGATTACTGCATTTCGAAGACTGTGTGAGGAGATAGAGCCGAAGGAGTTGGACTTGATCTCGAAATGCTTATATCAGAAAATTAATGACTGTGTAACAAATGGATGCATTTTGCATTTAAGTCGCCTTTTATCGCTGCTTATTTCCATTGTTCAGATTCATAATGGGCGAAAGTTTTATG ATTACCAATCGTTGCTTGAACATGTGGGGTTTCTTGTGCAAATATTTGTCATGTCTTCTGGCTTTGGGAAGGCAGAGGTTCCCGAAACAGAAGTTATTGATAAGGTTCTTGAATTGATGATATGTATTCTCAATGGGCTCCACAATTTTAATAATATGCCAGCTATCTCTAGCTGTTCATTGCAATGGGCTCCTGTATTCACGTTAAGGAACTCGAG TTTGCTGACATTTATTAAAGAACTACTGCAGAAGGACCCTTGCATAGTATATGTTTTCGCAGTTAACATCTTAAG TGCAATGAAGAATTTGATAAAGACTTCGCAAGAAGAAGTCATATATTTGTTACTGTCCTTCTTTGACGTAATAGAAGTGAATGGGCAAGAGCCCAACTTCTTAGATGGCATGAAGAGTTTGATAGAGACTTCGCAAGAAGAAGTCATATATTTATTACTGTCCTCCTTTGAAGTAATGGAAGTGAAAGTGCAAGAGCCCAACTTCCTAGATGGCACATTTGGAAAAGAGTTTCCAAAGATGCAGGAGGCTATCAGCCGTTGGATTCGGGAAATAAACGTTATTGTGCATGGTGATCCATCATCTTCTCATATTCCTGAGACTAAGTTGGCTCTTCTGTGGGGAATAATTAGATGCTTGCCTCATATGATTAATTTCCAAGAGAGGTCATCCTGTATAATGAATTTGATAGATGCACTTGATCAGCTACCGTTGACTGAAGATG GTTGCCTAGCAGGTCTTCCTAAACAAGCCTGGCAAAGCGTACTTGGTGCTGCTTTGAGTTCTTATAATAAATCACATAATGCTGAAAAATCTGGGCCTGAAGAAACAAGTAAATTTTTGCATCTAGCAAAAAGATACAGATCATCTTCACAAGTATTGTCTGCTGTTGCTGATTATTTGGATTCTGTGTATGG GCCTACATCGGAAGCAAACAGTTGCAATAGAAAGTATCATCCGGAACTTTCAGTGGAGAATGCTGTGGATGCATTAAGCATCTTTGCTGATAATTTGCACCACTCAAATAGGGGGATGCGCGTTTCAACTCTTAAAATATTGTGTCACCATGAACTTCTAAGCTGTGTAGATTCTACAAATGATCAATcggttgagaagcaaatgaaaactgaaGTTTCTCAGACATCCCTTGTAGATAGTCATGGCAATAAT GTTCTTCAGTTGCTTCTCTCAATCGAGGAGACTCCGCTTTCAATTTCTACCAGCCGGAAAgtgatcctattgatttctagAATACAGATGAATCTCTCTGCGGGCAGAGTACCTCAAGCCTATGCGCCCCTCGTTTTGAGCGGGATAGTTGGTATATTGAATAACCGTTTTAGTTATCTTTGGAATCCAGCATTGGAGTgccttggagttttgatgagccAGCATGCTCGACTTGTATGGGATGACTTTGTTCGTTATCTTGAGCAATATCAGTCAATGTTTCATACATCCCCTGAACTAGACAGAGGGAACTCTAAACTTTATGACGAGTCAAGTG ATCTTGTCCATCGTTTTCGTTCGTTTGTTACTCCAGAATCTGATAGCACTCCATGTGCAACGGTATTGTCCTTGTTGCTGCAATCATTACAAAAGATTCCAAATGTTATAGAATCTCAGTCTCTGGAGTTAATTGATTTGTTCTCAAAGTTTCTGGGCTATAAGCTGAATGATCCTGTAAG TGCTTGTAAAGGCAAAGAGTGGAAGGTTGTCCTTAAAGAATGGTTAAACTTGCTGAGATCAATGCGGAACCTGAGATCTTTTTATCAGAGTCAATATCTTAAAGAAGTTCTGCAAAACAG GCTTCTGGATGACAATGATGCTGAAATCCAGATGAAGGTTCTTGATTGCCTATTAATTTGGAAGGATGATTTCTTACTCCCATATGATCAGCATCTGAAAAATTTAATAAGCTCCAAATATTTGCGAGAGGAGCTAACAACATGGAGTTTGTCCAAAGAATCTAATCAGATTGAAGAAGAACACAGAGCTTATCTTGTGCCTATAGTTATCCGTCTTCTGATGCCAAAAGTTAGAAAATTGAAGACACTTGCCTCGCGAAAG AATGCAAGTGTTCATCTCCGAAAGGCAGTTCTTGGTTTCATTGCTCAACTTGATGTTGAGGAGCTTCCTCTTTTCTTCGCATTGTTAATAAACCCATTGCAAATAAGTTCTAAAGAAACTGATAGTACGTCGTGGACTTCATGGGAAAATTCTATGGATCAATTTCGAGCATATAATTTCTTAAAGTATTTCACCGTGGATAATATAATAGCCCTGTCTTGGAAGAAGAGATATGGTTTTCTGCATGTGATTGAAGATGTTCTAGGAGTTTTTGATGAATTTCATCTCAGACCTTTTCTTGATCTTTTAATGGGATGTGTTGTTCGGGTGCTGGGAAGCTGCACATCAAGCATTGACGTTGCAAAGTGCAATGGAGTCTCCTCACTTGAAGATCACTCTAACGCTGATCTCACTGTACTTGAGAAAGACAGTGCATCAGCAAGTGATGTCCGG ACCAGCAGTGCTGTGAAGCAGTTCAAAGCTTTAAGGTCTCTATGCCTGAAAATCGTTTCTCTTGTCCTCAATAAGTATGAAGATCACGAATTTGGTTGCGAGTTCTGGAACCTATTCTTTGCATCTGTGAAACATTTAGTGGACGGTTTCAAACAGGAGGGTTCCAGTAGTGAGAAACCAAGTTCACTGTTCTCTTGCTTTGTTGCTATGAGTAGAAGCCACAAGCTTGTATCACTCTTGAGTAGGGAAAAGAATCTTGTCCCTGATATATTTTCCATATTGAGTGTCACGTCAGCTTCTAAAGCTATTGTATCATGTGTTCTTACCTTCGTTGAGAACCTGTTGAACCTTGATAGCGAATTAAATGATGAAGAAGATTCTACAAAGATAGTCCTACTTCCAAACCTTGAGGCGCTTATCTGCAGCTTGCATTGTCTTTTCCAAAGTGATAGTGCAGCCAAGAG GAAGTTGGTCAAATGTCCTGGGGAGAGAGAAATaagaattttcaaattattatctAAGTATATAAAGGATCCGTTGCTAGCAACAAAATTTGTAGACATCTTGGTCCCATTCATAACAGAAAGAGCTAAAAATTGTG ATCTTTATTCGGAAGCTGTGCAAGTCATTCGAGATATTGTCCCAATGTTAGGGAGCCATAGTACTAAAAAAATTCTGACAGCAGTTACCCCGCTACTTGCTTCTGTTGAACTGGATATGCGGCTGTCTATTTGTGATCTTCTTGATTCACTTGCTGAAGCCGATCCTTCTGTCCAGTGTCTG GCCAAAATTGTTCGTAAATTGAATGCAACCTCTACTACAGAAATGGGTAGCCTTGATTATGACGCTATCGTGGATGGTTATAATGAGATTTGTATTGATTTCTTCTATACTGTTCCTGAGGATCATGCATTGGTCATTTTATCACATTGTGTGTATGATATGTCATCTGAAGAATTGATCTCAAGGCATAGTGCTTATGGGTCACTGCTCTCGTTTGTTGAATTTTCTGCCCAAATCCTTggccaagaaggaaaaggtcaccAAGAAATTACTTGTAAGATGATTACGCATGATGATGGTTGTTGGACTAGAGCATCTATTCAGCGTGTAACAATCAAGTTTCTTTTGAAGCATATGGGGGATGCATTGAGCAGAGAAACTACAGTGAAGAAG GAATGGATAAATTTACTACGAGAAATGCTTATGAAACTACCAGAAGTAGCAAATCTTAATTCGTTAAGGGCTCTGTGCAGTAACGATGCTGAAGTAGATTTTTTCAACAATATTGTTCATTTGCAG AGGCATAGGAGAGCAAGGGCATTGTCGCGTTTTAGGAATGTTATCAGTACAAGCAACATGTCAGAG GATattttaaataaagtttttgtGCCGCTCTTTTTTAGTATGTTGTTTGATAAACGAGAAGGAAATGGAGAACATGTTAGAGTTGCGTGCATAGAGGCCCTTGCTTCAGTTTCTGGTCATGTTGAATGGAAGTCATACTATGCGTTACTGGTTAGATGCCTCCGAGAGATGACTAGGAATCCAGACAAGCAAAAGCACTTATTGAGGCTAACTTGCTCCATATTGgacaaatttcatttttcagaaattcaTAATAACCAAAAAGCCAATGACTCTGTGGAGAATGCTTCTGATGCTAGGACAATTGGTAGTTGTTCTTCCACTATGGTAACTGAGATACAGAGATGCCTTCATAAAACTGTGCTCCCAAAGATACATAAGCTACTCAATTCTGATTCTGATAAGGTCAATGTTAACATCAATCTTGCTGCCCTTAAACTACTAAAGTTGCTCCCTGGGGACATAATGGACTCACTGCTTCCTAGCATCATTCATCGTATTTGTAACTTCTTAAAGAATCGGTTGGAAAGCATACGTGACGAAGCTAGGTCTGCTTTGGCTGCTTGTTTGAAGGAGCTTGGGCTGCAATACCTGCAGTTTATAGTTGGGGTTTTGCGAGCTACCTTGAAACGAGGATATGAGCTGCATGTATTGGGATACACACTCAATTTCATCTTGTCCAAGTCCATTTCAATTCCAAGTAGTGGGAAGTTGGATTACTGTTTGGAAGATCTCCTTTCAGTAGTAGAGAATGACATTCTTGGAGATGTTGCTGAGGAAAAAGAAGTGGGAAAGATTGCttcaaaaatgaaagaaactaAAATGCGACAGTCTTTTAAAACCCTGGAATTGATAGGCCAGAGTATAACATTCAAAACTCATGCCTTGAAGCTTCTTTCGCCTGTTACAACACATTTGCAGAAGCAGCTCACGCCAAAAGTCAAAACTGAATTGGAAAAAATGTTAACTCACATAGCTGTTGGTATTGAACGAAATCCATCTGTAGATCAGACTGACCTGTTCATCTTTGTATATGGCCTCATTGAAGATGGGATTAAACACGAAAATGGTCAGCGCGAACATTCATTAGTCGCAGAGGCAAAGAAACATCATAGGAAGGActtgagagagaaaagaataacTTCAGGCCGACTTGTCAACGTATCTTCACATCTTCTTATTGTGTTTGCTCTCAGGATGTTGCATAAACGTACAACAAGTTTGAAACAGGGAAAAATTGAGCACGTTTTATCAATGTTGGATCCTTTTGTCACACTTCTAGGGAGCTGCTTGGCTTCCAAGTACGAAGATATTTTATCTGCGTCCCTTAGTTGCCTCACTTCATTGGTCAGGCTGCCTTTACCATCCCTTGAATCTCAAGCTGATAAAATGAAGGAGGCAGTCTTTGATATTGCACATAGTTCGGTAACTTCAAGCAGTCCTCTAATGCAGTCGTGTCTAAGATTGTTGGTTGTACTTCTGCGGAGCACCAGTATCACCCTTTCATCAGATCAGTTACATCAGTTAATTCAGCTTCCTCTGTTTGTTGATCTTGAAAGGGAACCTTCTAATCTTGCCCTTTCATTGCTAAAGGCAATTGTTAATCGCAAGCTAGTTGTTCCTGAGATTTATGATCTTGTAACTCAAGTTGGGGAATTGATGGTGACCAGTCAAGTGGACTCAATTCGCAAGAAATGCAGTCAAATTTTATTACAGTTTTTACTTGATTATCAGCTTTCAGTAAAACGTTTGCAAGAACATCTAGATTTTCTGCTTTCAAATTTAAG ATATGAGCATTCATCTGGAAGAGAAGCTGTGCTTGAAATGCTTCATGCAATCATTGTCAAATTTCCAAGTAAAAATGTGGATGAGCAATCGCAGACATTATTTGTGCATTTGGTGGTTTGCTTAGCCAATGATGAGGATAATAGGGTTCGTTCCATGACTGGTGCAGCTATAAAGAAGCTCATTGGGTGTGTAAGCTCACATTCACTTCATTCCATTCTTGAGTACACATTGTCTTGGTATTCGGAAGAGACACAGCAACTGTGGAGTGCTGCTGCACAG GTCTTGGGATTACTAGTTGAGGTcatgaagaaaaaatttcaaatacatGTTAATAGGGTACTGCCAGTGACCAGAAAAATTTTACAGTCTGCCATCAGTAGGCAACTAGATGTTTCTGAGGAAACTGCTGTTGCTTTCTGGAAAGAGGCATATTATTCACTTGTTATGTTGGAGAAGATGCTACATCAGTTCCGTGATTTGTGCTTTGAAAGTGATCTTGAG GAAATCTGGGAGGCAATCTGTGAGTTGCTTTTGCACCCACATATGTGGCTACGCCACATATCAAGTCGCCTCATAGCCCTGTACTTTGCCCGTGTAATAGAAGCtcagaaagaaaatgaagaaaaagcatTTGGAACTTATTTTCTTATGAAGCCAAGTAGACTTTTTCTTATAGCTGCTTCCCTCTGCTGCCAATTGAAGACACAACTAACTGATGATGCTGCCAGCAACCTGATAACACAAAATATTGTGTTCGCAATATGTGGTGTGCATTCTTTGATGGGACAGATGGAGTACGTGGATTCTCCCAAGTTCTGGTCTACCCTTGAACAGCATGAGCAAGGCCGTTTTCTTAAATCTTTCGAATTGCTTGattcaagaaaaggaagaagcatgtTTTTGTCTCTTTCATCTGGTGTATGCAATCAAAAGGAACAAGCTCAGTCCAAGGATATTCGATACTTGATAATTTCGTATTTGCTTAAAAGAATGGGAAAGGTTTCCCTTCAAATGGAGGCTATTCAG ATGAAAATTGTATTCaatagtttttcaaaaatttcattaGAAATCAGTCAGGACAATTGCCTCCATTATGCATCTCAAATGTTGCAGCCGCTATATAAAGTTTGTGAAGGGTTTGCTGGGAAAGTGATCCCTG ATGATATGAAGCAATTGGCACAAGAAGTTTGTGAAACTATGAAGAAAATTTTAGGTCAGAACTTTGTACAAGTTTACAGCGAGATCAGGAAGAATCTCAAGGCAAAAAGGGATAAgaggaaacaagaagaaaagcttaTGGCTGTTGTCGATCCAATGCGCAATGCCAAGAGGAAGTTGAGAATTGCCGCTAAGCATCGTGCCAATAAGAAAAGGAAGATAACGGCGATGAAAATGGGAAAATGGATGCAAAAGAAACGAAGGACaatgtga